A single window of Paenibacillus sp. FSL H8-0537 DNA harbors:
- a CDS encoding extracellular solute-binding protein — MEIVFFRKTAARIMVIAMLISILAFPIAQSGAASIQAGSAKEAESSSDQSLLTNEAENSYAHYLQRYKEIERPREEMVIQGADYTRASEMEPEIVHELGGVSGDFVKTGESGSIEWELEVPKSGLYHIAIRYFPIEGKSSAIERELLIDGELPFASARNLTFHRIWKNESDQILQDNRENELRPRQVESPMWQESLLRDTEGYYEEPYFFYFSAGKHTLTLLSSREPMAIDYLKVYQYDEPSPYEEVERGYKSKGYAETSGHLIKMQGENAAYKSSPTLYPISDRSSPSTEPYDVSKIKMNTIGGNNWRVPGQWIAWDIEAPEDGLYRIAIKNRQELLRGIYSTRSLWIDGVIPFQEMTQIPFYYDSDWQMNVLGSEEKPYLFYMTKGKHELRLEVSLGAMAPLIRQVEASLLDINAMYRKILMITGNVPDPYRDYQLDKQIPDMVGVFQEQSDILYAVSKELVRLTGEKSDKTATLDKTAYQLADLAQKPETVQKRLSQFKINVGSVGAWILQVREQPLEIDYLALASADVELPEADASASKKIVHEVSSFFHSFFEDYDTIGNMAQDEQSITVWIGTGRDQAQVLKAMIDDSFTPLTGVGVNLKLVNQDVLLRASLAGEGPDVAMQVGNDVPVNFGMRNAAEDLSQFPGYRAVVQQFRDSALVPYRFEEQVFALPEQQIFNMLFYRKDILEELKLEPPQTWDDVYAMIPVLQKHHMDFALPIAQTTGVPVMEANRAFAMLLYQLDGSFYLNNGAKSGLDTEVGLDAFKKWTDFYTSYKLPLIFDFPMRFRTGEMPVGIQDYTFYNYLSVSAPEIKGLWEFVPVPGTVQQDGSIRRDVASGGTAAIMLKQAKNKEAAWEFMKWWVGKDAQVRFGREMEGLMGAAARYPTANIEALKELPWPARNYRSLEEQWQWVQGVPEVPGGYFTGRHLDNALREVINNGTNTADSLYDYVQEIDYEITQKRSEFHLE; from the coding sequence GTGGAAATCGTATTTTTCAGAAAAACGGCCGCTAGGATCATGGTTATCGCTATGCTGATTTCGATATTGGCTTTCCCTATAGCTCAGTCCGGCGCAGCCAGCATTCAAGCCGGTTCGGCTAAGGAAGCCGAGTCAAGCAGCGACCAGAGCCTATTAACAAACGAAGCAGAAAACAGCTACGCCCATTACTTGCAGCGCTATAAGGAAATAGAACGGCCTCGGGAGGAAATGGTCATACAAGGGGCGGACTACACAAGGGCAAGCGAAATGGAACCCGAAATCGTTCATGAGCTTGGGGGCGTATCAGGCGACTTCGTCAAGACGGGTGAAAGCGGCTCTATAGAGTGGGAGCTTGAGGTGCCGAAATCCGGCTTGTATCATATCGCCATTCGCTATTTTCCGATCGAAGGAAAAAGCTCGGCAATCGAAAGGGAGCTGCTGATCGACGGCGAGCTGCCGTTTGCCAGCGCCAGAAATTTGACCTTTCACCGCATATGGAAAAATGAGAGTGATCAGATTTTGCAGGATAACCGGGAAAATGAGCTGCGGCCGCGCCAGGTAGAATCGCCGATGTGGCAGGAGTCGCTGCTTCGAGATACAGAAGGGTACTACGAGGAGCCGTACTTCTTTTATTTTTCGGCTGGCAAGCACACATTGACGCTGTTATCTTCCAGAGAGCCGATGGCAATCGACTATTTGAAAGTGTATCAATATGATGAGCCTTCGCCTTACGAAGAGGTAGAGCGGGGATACAAGTCTAAGGGCTATGCGGAGACTAGCGGACATTTGATTAAAATGCAAGGCGAAAACGCCGCCTACAAATCGTCTCCTACCTTATATCCGATTTCCGATCGTTCCAGCCCGTCTACCGAGCCTTATGACGTATCGAAGATTAAGATGAATACGATTGGCGGCAACAACTGGCGGGTGCCGGGCCAATGGATCGCATGGGACATCGAAGCGCCAGAGGACGGGCTATACCGGATTGCGATCAAGAACAGGCAAGAATTGCTGCGAGGCATTTATTCTACACGCTCGCTATGGATTGACGGGGTCATTCCGTTTCAAGAAATGACGCAAATTCCGTTTTATTATGACTCGGACTGGCAGATGAATGTGCTAGGAAGCGAGGAAAAGCCTTATTTATTTTATATGACTAAAGGGAAGCATGAGCTGAGGCTGGAGGTGAGCTTAGGCGCAATGGCTCCTCTGATTCGCCAAGTAGAAGCAAGCTTGCTTGACATCAATGCTATGTATCGCAAAATTTTGATGATTACCGGCAATGTACCGGATCCTTATAGGGATTATCAATTAGATAAACAAATTCCCGACATGGTCGGCGTGTTTCAGGAGCAAAGCGATATTCTGTATGCCGTATCGAAGGAGCTAGTTCGCCTGACAGGCGAGAAAAGCGACAAGACGGCTACATTGGATAAAACCGCCTATCAATTAGCAGATTTGGCTCAAAAACCGGAAACGGTCCAGAAGCGGCTGTCTCAATTCAAAATTAATGTTGGCAGCGTCGGAGCCTGGATTCTGCAAGTGAGAGAGCAGCCGCTCGAAATCGATTACCTCGCTTTGGCTTCAGCTGATGTAGAGCTGCCCGAAGCAGATGCTTCAGCTTCAAAAAAAATCGTTCATGAGGTATCTTCCTTCTTTCATTCCTTCTTTGAAGATTACGATACGATCGGAAACATGGCCCAGGATGAGCAATCAATAACGGTATGGATTGGAACCGGCCGCGATCAGGCTCAAGTGCTGAAGGCGATGATTGATGATTCATTTACGCCGCTTACTGGTGTTGGAGTCAACCTTAAGCTGGTCAATCAGGATGTGCTGCTGCGTGCGTCTTTGGCAGGTGAGGGACCCGATGTAGCCATGCAGGTCGGCAACGATGTGCCGGTAAATTTCGGCATGCGGAATGCAGCGGAGGACTTGTCGCAATTCCCGGGCTATAGGGCGGTTGTGCAGCAATTCAGGGACAGCGCGCTTGTTCCATACCGATTTGAGGAGCAGGTGTTTGCGCTGCCTGAGCAGCAAATTTTCAATATGCTTTTTTACCGGAAGGATATATTAGAGGAGCTGAAACTTGAGCCGCCGCAAACGTGGGATGATGTGTACGCGATGATTCCGGTTCTGCAAAAGCATCATATGGATTTCGCGCTGCCGATTGCCCAGACGACGGGTGTTCCTGTAATGGAGGCGAATCGTGCGTTTGCTATGCTTTTATACCAGCTGGACGGCTCCTTTTATTTGAACAACGGAGCCAAAAGCGGACTGGATACAGAGGTCGGACTAGATGCATTCAAAAAATGGACCGACTTCTATACGAGCTATAAGCTGCCGCTCATCTTTGATTTTCCAATGCGCTTTCGTACGGGCGAAATGCCGGTCGGCATACAGGATTACACCTTTTACAACTATTTGAGCGTATCCGCCCCAGAAATTAAGGGCTTGTGGGAGTTCGTTCCTGTTCCAGGCACCGTGCAGCAGGATGGTTCTATTCGCCGGGATGTGGCTAGCGGCGGGACAGCCGCCATCATGCTCAAGCAGGCTAAAAACAAGGAAGCAGCTTGGGAGTTTATGAAATGGTGGGTGGGCAAGGATGCCCAGGTTCGCTTCGGCAGAGAGATGGAAGGACTGATGGGCGCTGCAGCACGTTATCCGACTGCCAATATTGAAGCGCTTAAGGAGCTGCCATGGCCGGCGCGCAATTATCGCAGCC